In Fundidesulfovibrio magnetotacticus, a single window of DNA contains:
- a CDS encoding mechanosensitive ion channel family protein produces the protein MTTPVLDLLHAIEQASPSSLTLVGVLCGAALLLHILQLRFAGKGAAGALSLFKWLLVLAALRVLEVQVLRDTWATFMMVLHGVVIWLAFRAILHDLYAGVWLARIQKRPPNRILLNLLSFAMTLFLVAYGLRSVLGVDVSSLLTSSAILTAVVGFSMQDTIGSLFSGLLIQTEKPFKIGDWIKVGELEGQVTEVTWRYTKLTTFAGNQVLLPNNAVAKERVVNFTEPFPEVSLVVPVPAPLAAPPVRVKSSLEEVLRKAPLVSKNRAPRVRLAEITLDHALYRLVFYVDDYEDVYAARSEVLSAVWYEFHKQGIEFPMARRRLVTGPRKAPQKHGDLTELLSGVGLLEGMREDELELIVQCAAVRTYPPGASIVEQGQGGTTMFLIAEGEVAVARDGRELTRLGQGDLFGEMALLTGEPRQADVTAVTPVRCLELDREAFRGVMDKNPQLVANVTRVFQEREAQMRQAPRPDGEASAQGLFDRFRRIFW, from the coding sequence GGGCAAGGGGGCCGCCGGGGCGCTCAGCCTGTTCAAGTGGCTGTTGGTCCTGGCGGCCCTGCGCGTGCTGGAGGTGCAGGTGCTGCGCGACACCTGGGCCACCTTCATGATGGTGCTCCACGGGGTGGTGATCTGGCTGGCCTTCCGGGCGATCCTGCACGACCTCTACGCCGGGGTGTGGCTCGCGCGCATCCAGAAGCGGCCGCCCAACCGCATCCTCCTGAACCTGCTCTCCTTCGCCATGACGCTCTTCCTGGTGGCCTACGGCCTGCGCAGCGTCCTTGGCGTGGACGTAAGCTCCCTGCTCACCTCCTCGGCCATCCTCACGGCCGTGGTGGGCTTCTCCATGCAGGACACCATCGGCAGCCTCTTCTCGGGGCTGCTCATCCAGACGGAGAAGCCCTTCAAGATCGGCGACTGGATCAAGGTGGGCGAGTTGGAGGGCCAGGTGACCGAAGTCACCTGGCGCTACACCAAGCTGACCACCTTCGCCGGAAACCAGGTGCTCCTGCCCAACAACGCCGTGGCCAAGGAGCGTGTGGTCAACTTCACCGAGCCCTTCCCGGAGGTGAGCCTGGTCGTGCCCGTGCCCGCGCCCCTGGCCGCCCCGCCCGTGCGCGTGAAAAGCTCCCTGGAGGAGGTGCTGCGCAAGGCCCCGCTGGTCTCGAAAAACCGCGCCCCGCGCGTGCGCCTGGCCGAGATCACCCTGGACCACGCCCTCTACCGCCTGGTTTTCTACGTGGACGACTACGAGGATGTCTACGCCGCGCGCAGCGAGGTGCTCTCGGCCGTGTGGTACGAATTCCACAAGCAGGGCATCGAGTTCCCCATGGCCCGCCGTCGGCTCGTGACCGGGCCGCGCAAGGCCCCCCAGAAGCACGGCGACCTCACGGAACTCCTGAGCGGCGTGGGGCTCCTGGAGGGCATGCGCGAGGACGAACTGGAGCTCATCGTGCAGTGCGCCGCCGTGCGCACCTATCCGCCCGGGGCCTCCATCGTGGAGCAGGGACAGGGCGGGACCACCATGTTCCTCATCGCCGAGGGCGAGGTGGCCGTGGCGCGCGACGGACGCGAACTGACCCGCCTGGGACAGGGCGACCTGTTCGGCGAAATGGCCCTGCTCACCGGCGAGCCCCGCCAGGCCGACGTGACCGCCGTGACCCCCGTGCGCTGCCTGGAACTGGACCGCGAGGCTTTCCGGGGAGTGATGGACAAGAACCCCCAGTTGGTGGCCAACGTCACCCGCGTCTTCCAGGAGCGCGAGGCCCAGATGCGCCAGGCCCCCAGGCCCGACGGAGAGGCCTCGGCCCAGGGGCTCTTCGACCGCTTCCGGCGCATCTTCTGGTAG
- a CDS encoding double-cubane-cluster-containing anaerobic reductase produces the protein MRAASLERFDGLADRFLADIEPLKEAGALVVGIYCTYAPRELVSAAGALPVGLCGKKQAPIPAAEKTLPANLCPLIKSSYGYAITGTCPYFAAADLLVGETTCDGKKKMYEFLGAVKPMHIMHLPFATGAAQEAYWTQEMRRFKEFLESATGNRITEDGLREEIRVQNEVRRLLARVLKLSSGACSPLSGLDMMAVSEAKSYVADPRAYAAMLRDLAAELEAMARAGQSGVATGARRILLTGCPVGRGSEKVVRLLEESGAVVVAAENCSGVKSFDLLADESGDPLVALARRTLCIPCSVMTPNAGRLSLLDRLTEEYRPEGVVDLTWQCCHTYNVESPMVQGHMLGKHGLRTLHIETDYSEADTEQLRTRIEAFLELL, from the coding sequence GTGAGAGCAGCAAGCCTGGAGCGCTTCGACGGATTGGCGGACCGTTTTCTGGCGGACATCGAACCGCTGAAAGAGGCCGGCGCGCTGGTGGTCGGCATCTACTGCACGTATGCGCCCAGGGAGCTGGTCAGCGCCGCGGGGGCGCTGCCCGTGGGGCTCTGCGGCAAGAAGCAGGCCCCGATCCCGGCGGCGGAAAAGACGCTCCCGGCCAACCTCTGCCCCCTGATCAAGTCCAGCTACGGCTACGCGATCACCGGGACCTGCCCCTACTTCGCTGCCGCGGACCTTCTGGTGGGTGAAACCACCTGCGACGGAAAGAAGAAGATGTATGAATTCCTGGGCGCGGTGAAACCCATGCACATCATGCATCTTCCTTTTGCGACGGGCGCGGCCCAGGAGGCGTACTGGACGCAGGAGATGCGCCGGTTCAAGGAGTTTCTGGAGTCCGCGACCGGCAACCGCATCACGGAGGACGGCCTGCGGGAGGAGATAAGGGTCCAGAACGAGGTGCGCCGCCTGCTGGCGCGCGTGCTCAAGCTCTCCTCGGGGGCATGCTCCCCCCTGAGCGGGCTGGACATGATGGCCGTCAGCGAGGCCAAGAGCTACGTCGCGGACCCGCGCGCCTACGCCGCCATGCTGCGCGACCTGGCGGCGGAGCTGGAGGCCATGGCCCGTGCCGGGCAGTCCGGCGTGGCGACGGGGGCCAGGCGGATCCTCCTGACCGGCTGCCCGGTGGGGCGTGGGTCGGAGAAGGTGGTGCGGCTGCTCGAAGAAAGCGGGGCCGTGGTGGTGGCCGCCGAGAATTGTTCGGGCGTGAAGAGCTTCGACCTTCTGGCGGACGAGTCGGGCGACCCCCTGGTGGCGCTGGCGCGGCGCACCCTGTGCATCCCCTGCTCCGTCATGACGCCCAATGCGGGCAGGCTCTCCCTGCTCGACCGGTTGACGGAAGAATACAGGCCGGAAGGCGTGGTCGATCTCACCTGGCAGTGCTGCCACACCTACAACGTGGAATCGCCCATGGTGCAGGGGCACATGCTGGGCAAACACGGCCTGCGGACGCTGCACATCGAAACGGACTATTCCGAGGCCGATACCGAGCAGCTTCGGACCAGGATCGAAGCCTTCCTGGAACTGCTGTAA
- a CDS encoding acyl-CoA dehydratase activase, with amino-acid sequence MSSRVYGIDIGSRSIGLVVLGEEGVEHSLSVPTTYDVLKQCRAVLEGVSGCLAVATGYGRKLFLKEFGVPGRFGRVLDITEIQAHALGARALYPTARTVLDIGGQDTKVIAMTPGGKVVRFEMNDRCAAGTGKFLEFMATALQTPLDRFGGFALGADKRIAISSMCTVFAETEATTLMALGERAENIAMGLHLAIAGRVQSMIGRIGCEPPLVFSGGVARNPCIVRLLEEGLGMAPLIPRDPDLVGALGAALHGKALLSKQSSLEAV; translated from the coding sequence ATGAGTTCAAGAGTCTACGGGATCGACATCGGTTCGCGCTCCATCGGGCTCGTCGTGTTGGGCGAAGAAGGCGTCGAGCATTCGCTGAGCGTCCCCACTACGTACGATGTGCTGAAGCAGTGCCGCGCCGTCCTTGAAGGCGTGAGCGGCTGCCTCGCGGTGGCCACCGGGTACGGCCGCAAGCTTTTCCTGAAGGAGTTCGGCGTTCCGGGGCGCTTCGGTCGGGTGCTGGACATCACGGAGATCCAGGCGCACGCCCTGGGCGCGCGGGCGCTGTATCCCACCGCGCGCACGGTGCTTGACATCGGCGGCCAGGACACCAAGGTCATCGCCATGACCCCCGGCGGAAAGGTGGTCCGGTTCGAGATGAACGACCGCTGCGCCGCCGGGACGGGCAAGTTCCTGGAGTTCATGGCCACGGCGTTGCAGACGCCGCTCGACCGGTTCGGCGGGTTCGCCCTGGGGGCGGACAAGCGGATCGCCATCAGCTCCATGTGCACGGTGTTCGCCGAAACCGAGGCCACCACGCTCATGGCCCTGGGCGAGCGCGCCGAAAACATCGCCATGGGTTTGCACCTGGCCATCGCCGGAAGGGTCCAGTCCATGATCGGGCGCATCGGATGCGAGCCGCCTCTGGTCTTTTCGGGCGGCGTGGCCCGCAATCCGTGCATCGTGCGGCTGTTGGAGGAGGGCCTGGGCATGGCCCCCCTGATCCCCCGGGACCCCGACCTCGTGGGGGCGCTCGGCGCGGCCCTGCACGGGAAGGCCCTTTTGAGCAAGCAATCAAGCCTGGAGGCAGTGTGA
- a CDS encoding ABC transporter substrate-binding protein, translated as MLEMHGVSRLVASFNDVIPGFVFSGVFFPEKTLSEKPEQVRAFLRGLVRSFEFMRAEEAQAREFIPKYVKVEREVAFASALRDFSGNGRVPDSQLEKQLGLMRDFKLIDEMVPVGNVVDYSFLPAR; from the coding sequence ATGCTGGAGATGCATGGCGTCAGCCGCCTCGTGGCGTCGTTCAACGACGTGATTCCCGGTTTCGTGTTCTCCGGCGTCTTCTTCCCCGAGAAAACGCTTTCGGAGAAGCCCGAGCAGGTGCGGGCCTTCCTGCGCGGGCTGGTTCGGTCCTTCGAGTTCATGCGCGCCGAGGAGGCCCAGGCGCGCGAGTTCATTCCCAAGTACGTGAAGGTGGAGCGCGAGGTGGCCTTCGCCTCGGCCCTGCGCGACTTCTCCGGGAACGGCCGCGTCCCGGACAGCCAGTTGGAGAAACAGTTGGGTCTCATGCGGGACTTCAAGCTCATCGACGAGATGGTCCCGGTGGGCAACGTGGTGGACTATTCCTTCCTGCCGGCACGCTGA
- a CDS encoding ABC transporter substrate-binding protein gives MAVLLVLLLAGVVQAAELPVMRLSYGKFIDDLPFYVGVEKGFFEAEGVRVELVELKGETNIMAAAMRGDIDGGNIDVPASFHAVKQGLPIRVVSWFGQAHKGTKCGLHVPVDSPVKNLGDLKGRRVASAGSITTKLMLGEGLRQFGLTSADIEQVAGMKLDEPMKFEAALKAGAVDFVIT, from the coding sequence ATGGCGGTGCTGCTGGTTCTGCTGCTGGCCGGTGTGGTCCAGGCGGCGGAATTGCCGGTGATGCGCCTCTCTTACGGCAAGTTCATCGATGACCTGCCCTTCTATGTGGGGGTGGAGAAAGGGTTCTTCGAGGCGGAAGGCGTCCGGGTGGAGCTGGTGGAACTCAAGGGCGAGACCAACATCATGGCCGCGGCCATGCGCGGGGACATCGACGGCGGCAACATCGACGTGCCCGCCTCGTTCCACGCCGTGAAGCAGGGGCTTCCCATCCGGGTGGTCTCCTGGTTCGGCCAGGCCCACAAGGGCACCAAGTGCGGCCTGCACGTGCCCGTCGATTCGCCGGTGAAGAACCTGGGGGATCTCAAGGGCAGGCGCGTGGCCTCGGCCGGGTCCATCACCACGAAGCTCATGCTGGGCGAGGGGCTGCGCCAGTTCGGCCTGACCTCGGCCGACATCGAGCAGGTCGCGGGCATGAAGCTCGACGAGCCCATGAAGTTCGAGGCGGCCCTCAAGGCGGGGGCGGTGGATTTCGTCATCACTTGA
- a CDS encoding ABC transporter permease, with amino-acid sequence MNPTLRRLAMPLILLVFWQIVASQKLVDPFFFPPPLKIFQALVKLFTHENLLGQIGISLGRATLGFALATVAGLTLGLAIAASRVLEDLLDPLIEYIRPISTFALVPVLIVWFGIGETSKVLLIFKSCFFPIALNTIAGIKGVDGKLILAARSFGARGWFLWRQVLIPAAMPTICTGLRISIGMAMLSIVGVEMLSSDSGLGYLVIDSQRIFATDKMFAGIVIISVIGYSLDRAAKSVEAVALSWHKRASLEGGRS; translated from the coding sequence ATGAATCCTACTCTCCGACGTCTCGCCATGCCGCTGATCTTGTTGGTGTTCTGGCAGATTGTCGCCTCCCAGAAGCTCGTGGACCCCTTCTTCTTTCCGCCGCCCCTGAAAATCTTCCAGGCGCTCGTCAAGCTGTTCACCCACGAGAACCTGCTGGGCCAGATCGGCATCAGCCTGGGAAGGGCCACGCTGGGGTTCGCCCTGGCCACCGTGGCCGGGCTGACCCTGGGGCTGGCCATCGCGGCCTCCCGCGTGCTGGAGGACCTGCTGGACCCCCTGATCGAGTACATCCGGCCCATCTCGACGTTCGCGCTGGTGCCGGTGCTCATCGTCTGGTTCGGCATCGGGGAGACCTCCAAGGTGCTGCTGATCTTCAAGTCCTGCTTTTTCCCCATCGCGCTCAACACCATCGCGGGCATCAAGGGGGTGGACGGCAAGCTCATCCTGGCCGCGCGCTCCTTCGGGGCCAGGGGATGGTTCCTCTGGCGGCAGGTGCTCATCCCGGCCGCCATGCCCACCATCTGCACCGGGCTTCGTATTTCCATCGGCATGGCCATGCTCTCCATCGTCGGCGTGGAGATGCTCTCGTCCGATTCCGGCCTGGGGTACCTGGTCATCGATTCGCAGCGGATTTTCGCCACGGACAAGATGTTCGCGGGCATCGTGATCATATCGGTCATCGGCTACAGCCTGGACCGGGCGGCCAAGTCCGTGGAGGCCGTCGCCCTGTCCTGGCACAAACGCGCCTCGCTGGAGGGCGGGCGCTCCTAA
- a CDS encoding ABC transporter ATP-binding protein, whose product MMNSAPVFNAVNARKAFVLPSGRREPVLDGVSLSAFKGEIVTILGPSGCGKSTLLLACAGLETLDEGSVSVEGVPPGASATAMVFQDFLLFPWRTVLDNVAFGLEVHGMGRARGRERAMELLRLVGLEDSAKRHPFELSGGMRQRVGIARALAVEPALLLMDEPFGALDAMTRETMQIELLRLRDATGLTVLFVTHSVPEAVLVGDRALVMSPRPARVLAELVIDLPRPRTPDMLTSDRFKALERQLRAALRQGDAQS is encoded by the coding sequence ATGATGAACAGTGCGCCGGTATTCAACGCCGTCAATGCCCGGAAAGCGTTCGTCCTCCCTTCCGGGCGGCGCGAACCGGTGCTGGACGGAGTGAGCCTCTCGGCCTTCAAGGGGGAGATCGTCACCATCCTCGGCCCCAGCGGGTGCGGCAAGTCGACCTTGCTGCTGGCCTGCGCCGGGCTGGAAACCCTGGACGAGGGGAGCGTTTCCGTGGAGGGCGTGCCTCCCGGGGCTTCGGCCACGGCCATGGTGTTCCAGGACTTCCTGCTGTTTCCCTGGCGGACGGTGTTGGACAACGTGGCCTTCGGGCTGGAGGTCCACGGCATGGGGCGGGCGCGCGGCAGGGAGCGGGCCATGGAGCTGCTGCGGCTGGTCGGCCTGGAGGATTCCGCCAAGCGACACCCCTTCGAGCTCTCCGGCGGCATGCGCCAGCGCGTGGGCATCGCGCGGGCGTTGGCCGTGGAGCCCGCGCTCCTGCTCATGGACGAGCCCTTCGGCGCGCTGGACGCCATGACCCGCGAGACCATGCAGATCGAACTCCTGCGCCTGCGCGACGCCACGGGGCTGACCGTGCTTTTCGTCACCCATTCGGTCCCCGAGGCCGTGCTGGTGGGCGACCGGGCGCTGGTGATGAGCCCCCGCCCCGCCCGGGTGCTCGCGGAGCTTGTCATCGATCTGCCCAGGCCGCGCACCCCGGACATGCTCACAAGCGACCGGTTCAAGGCCCTGGAGCGCCAGCTGCGCGCGGCGCTGCGCCAGGGCGACGCCCAATCCTGA
- the murJ gene encoding murein biosynthesis integral membrane protein MurJ, whose translation MSTHLKQIAKDASVVGGATLLSRVLGFFRDVVVAYVLGAGPAADAFYVAYRLPNTLRRLFAEGSMTMAFVPVFSDLREKQGDEAAFAMTRSALVWLLAVLGVVTALAMAFARPITYLVAPGFADDPALMELTTGLVRIVFPYIIQISIVALCMGALNAMGHFLAPALATSELNTVIILGCGVAWLFGLDVPQALAWSVLAGGMGQMLMQQPALRRFGFTWIGPWRLLDPGVVRMGRLMLPTVFGAAIYQLNILVGTLLASFLAAGSISALYYADRLVQFPLGVFGVAVGTVALPSLARLAAAGEHVEFKRTLMASLRLTLFICLPATAGLAALAWPMVDVLFGRGAFTPEAADATARALVAYAAGLPAFACVRPLVSAFYALHDTKTPVRAGFWSMLANVALGASLMLPMGHVGLALATSLSSWLNVWLLGRALTAKAGPWFAPGRTTAVSALLSLAVGLAAWLTPVGPWAALGLIAVWATGYMLLAFVFRVEEARMLGDFVLRRLTRRARSGS comes from the coding sequence ATGAGCACTCACCTCAAGCAGATCGCCAAGGACGCCTCCGTGGTGGGCGGGGCCACGCTCCTCTCGCGCGTGCTGGGCTTCTTCCGGGACGTGGTGGTGGCCTACGTGCTGGGCGCGGGACCCGCGGCTGACGCCTTCTACGTGGCCTACCGCCTGCCCAACACCTTGCGCCGCCTCTTCGCCGAAGGCTCCATGACCATGGCCTTCGTGCCCGTTTTCTCGGACCTGCGCGAGAAACAGGGCGACGAGGCCGCCTTCGCCATGACCCGCTCGGCACTGGTCTGGCTCCTGGCCGTGCTGGGCGTGGTCACGGCCCTGGCCATGGCCTTCGCCCGGCCCATCACCTACCTGGTGGCCCCGGGCTTCGCCGACGACCCGGCCCTGATGGAACTGACCACCGGGCTCGTGCGCATCGTCTTCCCCTACATCATCCAGATCTCCATCGTGGCCCTGTGCATGGGCGCGCTCAACGCCATGGGCCACTTCCTGGCCCCGGCCCTGGCCACCAGCGAATTGAACACCGTGATCATCCTGGGCTGCGGCGTGGCCTGGCTCTTCGGCCTGGACGTGCCCCAGGCCCTGGCCTGGTCCGTGCTGGCGGGCGGCATGGGCCAGATGCTCATGCAGCAGCCCGCCCTCAGGCGCTTCGGTTTCACCTGGATCGGCCCCTGGCGGCTCCTGGACCCGGGCGTGGTGCGCATGGGCAGGCTCATGCTGCCCACGGTGTTCGGGGCGGCCATCTACCAGCTCAACATCCTGGTGGGCACGCTGCTGGCCTCGTTCCTGGCGGCGGGGTCCATCTCGGCGTTGTACTACGCCGACAGGCTCGTGCAGTTTCCCCTGGGCGTCTTCGGTGTGGCCGTGGGCACCGTGGCCCTGCCCAGCCTGGCGCGGCTGGCCGCCGCTGGCGAGCACGTCGAATTCAAGCGAACGCTCATGGCCTCGCTGCGCCTCACGCTCTTCATCTGCCTGCCCGCCACGGCGGGGCTGGCGGCTCTGGCCTGGCCCATGGTGGACGTGCTCTTCGGCCGGGGGGCCTTCACCCCCGAGGCCGCCGACGCCACGGCCCGCGCCCTGGTGGCCTACGCCGCGGGACTGCCCGCCTTTGCCTGCGTGCGCCCCCTGGTCTCGGCCTTCTACGCCCTGCACGACACCAAAACCCCGGTGCGCGCGGGGTTCTGGTCCATGCTGGCCAACGTGGCTCTGGGCGCTTCGCTCATGCTCCCTATGGGACACGTGGGGCTGGCCCTGGCCACGTCGCTCTCCTCGTGGCTCAACGTATGGCTTCTGGGTCGCGCCCTCACGGCCAAGGCCGGGCCGTGGTTCGCCCCTGGCCGCACCACCGCCGTGAGCGCCCTGCTGAGCCTCGCCGTGGGCCTGGCCGCCTGGCTCACCCCAGTGGGGCCGTGGGCCGCCCTGGGGCTCATCGCGGTCTGGGCCACCGGCTACATGCTCCTGGCGTTCGTCTTCCGCGTGGAAGAGGCCCGCATGCTGGGGGATTTCGTCCTGCGCAGGCTCACGCGGCGCGCCCGCTCAGGATCGTGA
- a CDS encoding tRNA1(Val) (adenine(37)-N6)-methyltransferase: MTPFPPSGAVLAARQGFPTGLVQPDGGYRFSLDPLLLAAFARPKRDARVADLGTGCGVAALALLLREGVHTPREALGLDVDPAMVRAAGENARLLGLEHVFRAEERDLRDIRRIHPPETFTLALANPPYREPGTGQDCLSPGRQDARFATRGNAGDFARAASWLLANRGAFCAVYPADRLADLMEACRDARLAPKRLRLVHSRLDEPARLALLEAVKNAGSGMVVEPPLELHEGRGEATRLCSAALAFCPALATRGEAARREDA, encoded by the coding sequence GTGACGCCCTTCCCCCCATCCGGAGCGGTCCTGGCCGCGCGCCAGGGCTTCCCCACGGGGCTCGTCCAGCCCGATGGAGGCTACCGCTTTTCCCTGGACCCCCTGCTCCTGGCCGCCTTCGCCCGGCCCAAGCGCGACGCCCGCGTGGCGGACCTGGGCACGGGCTGCGGCGTGGCCGCCCTGGCGCTGCTCTTGCGCGAGGGCGTCCACACGCCGCGCGAGGCCCTGGGCCTGGATGTGGACCCGGCCATGGTCCGCGCCGCCGGGGAGAACGCCCGGCTCCTGGGTCTGGAACACGTCTTCCGGGCCGAAGAGCGCGACCTGCGGGACATCCGCCGCATCCACCCACCGGAGACCTTCACCCTGGCCCTGGCCAATCCACCCTACCGCGAGCCCGGCACGGGACAGGACTGCCTCTCGCCCGGCCGTCAGGATGCGCGGTTCGCCACCCGTGGAAACGCCGGGGACTTCGCCCGGGCGGCCTCCTGGCTCTTGGCCAACCGGGGGGCGTTCTGCGCGGTCTATCCGGCCGACAGGCTGGCGGACCTCATGGAGGCCTGCCGGGACGCGCGGCTTGCGCCCAAGCGCTTGCGGCTGGTGCATTCGCGCCTGGACGAACCGGCCCGGCTGGCTCTGCTGGAAGCAGTGAAGAACGCGGGATCGGGAATGGTGGTGGAACCCCCGCTGGAGCTCCACGAGGGACGCGGCGAGGCCACTCGTCTTTGCTCGGCGGCCCTTGCCTTCTGCCCCGCCCTGGCCACGCGGGGCGAAGCGGCGCGGCGCGAAGACGCCTGA
- a CDS encoding polysaccharide deacetylase family protein: MGHRMSPGTAGFLRSGRGWRPLAVLAALTFLLALFPADAPPAAPSGPDAPGPVERRVLILCNTATQNPLTNTLAYHGFQTVLNYLGLVAVSFDLAERPLPGPEEMRDVRAVIVSLNTSEVYRAGEYHEWLHRQLDAGRKLVVLDSLGPGEALETPEGTARFLELYERLGVRYKAGPVKDRSRLRFTTLDPAMTGYERKHPSHPSHYEHITPLRPDVRVHVGVSTDRPEDGESPMVFTSDTGGVIFGNEFAYWLDPLSTRSKWYIDPFVFMARALDLPVYPVPDPTTLNGRRVAFSHVDADGFSGVSLIDRTRTCAAVLSDEVLSKVDFPVSFSVIEAEISPDFFGNAKLMDTARDILALPNVEPASHTFSHPFFWNPGNKDQVRYTDRFAFDIPGYALDPWREIAGSVDFVNNNLVPEGKRCRLLFWSGACDPLPEHQAIARDNGLLAINGGDTLWDAAHDSLFGVKPLHRHLGGGLHQIHIGQANDNILTNLWRGPFNGYRNIIETFKRTGSPRRLKPIDIYYHVFSTEKLGGLNALKEVYAWVAAQPVAPLFTSAYVQSVQDWMDVHLERLGPDLFSVADYGLSLTLRLPADGPAPDMSRCENVLGYDRQPEGLYVHLAPGQKRAVLALAAKDDAPAGAPFLRAASGYVRDWTVTERVLTFTTQFFTRNGKVTLGGLRPGVVYWASGPALGGRSVGRAASEEGTVSLEGLASGALTLRFP, translated from the coding sequence ATGGGCCATCGTATGTCGCCCGGGACGGCAGGGTTTCTCCGGAGCGGGCGCGGCTGGCGTCCTCTTGCGGTCCTCGCGGCGCTGACCTTCCTGCTGGCCCTCTTTCCGGCCGACGCCCCCCCGGCCGCGCCTTCCGGGCCCGACGCGCCCGGACCGGTGGAACGCCGGGTGCTCATCCTCTGCAACACCGCCACCCAGAACCCGCTCACCAACACCCTGGCCTATCACGGCTTCCAGACCGTCCTGAACTACCTGGGGCTGGTGGCCGTCTCCTTCGACCTGGCCGAGCGCCCCCTGCCCGGTCCCGAAGAGATGAGGGACGTGCGCGCCGTCATCGTCTCGCTCAACACCAGCGAGGTCTACCGGGCAGGCGAATACCACGAGTGGCTGCACCGGCAGCTGGACGCGGGCAGGAAGCTCGTGGTGCTCGACTCGCTCGGGCCTGGCGAGGCCCTGGAGACGCCCGAAGGCACGGCCCGCTTCCTGGAACTCTACGAGCGCCTGGGCGTGCGGTACAAGGCCGGACCCGTCAAGGACCGCTCCCGATTGCGCTTCACCACCCTGGACCCGGCCATGACCGGCTACGAGCGCAAGCATCCGTCCCATCCGTCCCATTACGAGCACATCACCCCGCTGCGCCCCGACGTGAGGGTCCACGTGGGCGTGAGCACCGACAGGCCCGAGGACGGCGAGAGCCCCATGGTCTTCACCTCGGACACCGGCGGGGTCATCTTCGGCAACGAGTTCGCCTACTGGCTGGACCCCCTCTCCACGCGCTCCAAGTGGTACATCGACCCCTTCGTCTTCATGGCCAGGGCTCTGGATCTGCCCGTGTACCCCGTGCCGGACCCCACCACCCTCAACGGGCGTCGCGTGGCCTTCTCCCATGTGGACGCCGACGGCTTCTCGGGCGTGAGCCTCATCGACCGCACCAGGACATGCGCGGCCGTGCTCTCCGACGAGGTGCTTTCCAAGGTCGACTTCCCGGTATCCTTCTCGGTGATCGAAGCCGAGATATCGCCGGACTTTTTCGGCAACGCCAAGCTCATGGACACGGCCCGGGACATCCTGGCCCTGCCCAACGTCGAGCCCGCCTCGCACACCTTCTCGCACCCCTTTTTCTGGAACCCCGGCAACAAGGACCAGGTCCGCTACACCGACCGCTTCGCCTTCGACATCCCCGGCTACGCCCTGGACCCCTGGCGCGAGATCGCGGGCTCCGTCGATTTCGTCAACAACAACCTCGTCCCGGAGGGCAAGCGCTGCCGCCTCCTCTTCTGGAGCGGCGCCTGCGACCCCCTGCCCGAACACCAGGCCATCGCGCGCGACAACGGCCTGCTGGCCATCAACGGCGGCGACACGCTCTGGGACGCCGCGCACGATTCGCTCTTCGGCGTCAAGCCCCTGCACCGCCACCTGGGCGGCGGACTCCATCAGATCCACATCGGCCAGGCCAACGACAACATCCTCACCAACCTCTGGAGAGGACCTTTCAACGGCTACCGCAACATCATCGAGACCTTCAAACGCACGGGCAGCCCCAGGCGACTCAAGCCCATCGACATCTACTACCACGTCTTTTCCACCGAGAAGCTGGGGGGACTCAACGCCCTCAAGGAGGTCTACGCCTGGGTGGCCGCGCAGCCGGTGGCCCCGCTGTTCACCAGCGCCTACGTGCAGTCCGTGCAGGACTGGATGGACGTGCATCTCGAGCGCCTCGGCCCCGACCTGTTCTCCGTGGCGGACTACGGCCTGAGTCTGACCCTGCGCCTGCCCGCCGACGGCCCCGCGCCAGACATGTCGCGTTGTGAGAACGTGCTGGGCTACGACAGGCAGCCCGAAGGGCTCTACGTGCACCTGGCCCCGGGGCAAAAGCGCGCCGTGCTGGCGCTGGCCGCCAAGGACGATGCGCCTGCGGGCGCGCCCTTCCTGCGCGCGGCCAGCGGCTACGTGCGCGACTGGACCGTCACGGAGCGCGTCCTGACGTTCACCACGCAATTCTTCACCCGCAACGGCAAGGTGACGCTGGGCGGACTCAGGCCGGGCGTCGTGTACTGGGCGTCGGGTCCGGCCCTGGGCGGGCGAAGCGTGGGCCGCGCGGCCTCGGAGGAAGGCACGGTCAGCCTGGAGGGGCTCGCCTCGGGCGCGCTGACCCTGCGCTTCCCCTGA